The Fragaria vesca subsp. vesca linkage group LG2, FraVesHawaii_1.0, whole genome shotgun sequence genome includes a window with the following:
- the LOC101291493 gene encoding ER membrane protein complex subunit 4-like, with protein MEKGKGVMGGGRRWAVDMTDNSTSPCSRDVPDPPGFSRASSDQDDSTVSRQKKEAESTWKTQKAWEVAQAPLKNLLMMGFMMWMAGSTVHLFSIGITFSALWQPISALQGVGKVFEPYKDSKVDLLGPKLLFVALNLGGLALGVWKLNTLGLLPTHASDWVSSLPPAQEVEYSGGGIPLY; from the exons ATGGAGAAGGGAAAGGGAGTCATGGGAGGCGGTCGAAGATGGGCCGTTGACATGACGGACAACTCAACCTCTCCTTGTTCCCGCGACGTCCCTGACCCTCCTGGCTTCTCCAGGGCCTCCTCCGATCAG GACGATTCAACTGTGAGCCGCCAGAAGAAGGAAGCTGAATCAACATGGAAAACTCAG AAAGCTTGGGAAGTTGCACAGGCCCCTTTAAAGAATTTGTTAATGATGGGCTTCATGATGTGGATGGCTGGCAGCACAGTCCATTTGTTCAGCATTGGTATTACATTTTCTGCTCTCTGGCAGCCCATAAGTGCCTTACAAGGTGTAGGAAAGG TTTTTGAGCCCTACAAGGACAGCAAAGTGGATCTTCTTGGCCCAAAATTGCTCTTCGTCGCCCTTAATTTGGGAGGTTTAGCACTTGGTGTATGGAAG CTTAACACATTGGGGTTGCTTCCTACACATGCATCCGACTGGGTTTCATCTTTACCCCCTGCTCAG GAGGTTGAGTATTCTGGTGGCGGCATTCCTCTATATTGA
- the LOC101291788 gene encoding cytochrome P450 716B2-like: MDYNFYIFFSTLLAIFFTTTILAVFFRAYKSKSDEKSTNLPPGSFGWPIIGETFAFLYDDHEKFVGERMKKYSSKIFKTKILGEPTVVLCGTAGHKFVASNEDKLFAAWRPHSMQRLFRSSYQKAASTVIPRISEMHVSRAPGFLRAEALVGYVGQMDAMVLDHLKMYWDGKQVVEAHRLSQLLVLTLATKFFMGLEDHGRIDKLVDLMDTMMLALHTMPVNIPGTVFYRAMKATQAAREIFQSFIKEKRAAIASTGNKVHDVLSYMISTPDPGTGKFMPDNEIADKIMGNVAASFNSPAMTTTFIVKFLAQRPDIYEKVRLEQLEILKSKKSGEPLNWEDMQKMKYSWNVALEAMRIIPPLQGTFREAAKDFTYQGYTIPKGWKVYWTVSTTNMNTEYFAAPEEFDPTRYEKTSLPPYTNIPFGSGPRICPGKDYARLQILSFMHHLVIRFKWELVNPNCKITGGMNPFPVDGLKVRLQAQPLPA, encoded by the exons ATGGATTACAACTTTTACATCTTCTTCTCTACACTACTTGCCATATTCTTCACAACTACTATTCTTGCAGTCTTCTTTCGTGCTTATAAATCAAAATCCGATGAAAAATCCACCAACCTTCCCCCAGGCAGTTTCGGGTGGCCGATTATCGGCGAAACCTTTGCCTTCCTATACGATGACCATGAAAAGTTTGTAGGAGAAAGAATGAAGAAATACTCCTCCAAGATCTTCAAAACCAAAATACTAGGGGAGCCAACCGTGGTGTTATGTGGCACTGCCGGTCACAAATTTGTGGCCTCCAATGAAGATAAGCTCTTTGCAGCATGGAGACCTCACTCCATGCAAAGGCTCTTCCGCTCTTCTTACCAAAAAGCTGCTTCCACTGTCATACCGAGAATAAGTGAAATGCACGTATCTCGAGCACCGGGGTTTCTGAGAGCGGAAGCCCTCGTTGGCTACGTGGGGCAGATGGATGCGATGGTTCTCGACCACCTGAAAATGTACTGGGATGGCAAACAGGTGGTTGAGGCTCATCGCCTCTCGCAGCTACTCGTCTTGACTCTCGCGACTAAGTTCTTCATGGGACTCGAAGACCATGGTCGTATTGATAAGCTTGTAGATCTGATGGACACCATGATGCTGGCACTTCACACTATGCCGGTGAATATTCCAGGGACTGTGTTTTATCGAGCAATGAAAGCAACGCAGGCTGCAAGGGAGATATTTCAGTCGTTTATTAAGGAGAAGAGAGCAGCTATTGCGTCTACCGGAAACAAAGTGCATGATGTTTTGTCCTATATGATTTCTACTCCAGATCCGGGTACCGGTAAGTTTATGCCGGATAATGAAATTGCTGATAAAATTATGGGGAATGTGGCAGCTTCGTTCAACTCTCCGGCCATGACTACTACTTTTATCGTCAAGTTCCTCGCCCAGAGACCTGACATTTATGAAAAAGTCCGACTAG AACAACTGGAGATTTTGAAGTCCAAGAAATCTGGGGAGCCACTCAACTGGGAGGACATGCAAAAAATGAAGTATTCGTGGAACGTAGCCCTAGAGGCGATGAGGATCATACCACCTCTTCAGGGAACCTTTAGAGAGGCTGCAAAAGACTTCACTTACCAAGGTTATACAATTCCAAAAGGATGGAAG GTCTACTGGACAGTGAGCACCACAAACATGAACACTGAATATTTTGCAGCGCCAGAAGAGTTCGATCCGACAAGATACGAGAAAACAAGTCTTCCTCCTTACACAAACATCCCATTCGGGAGCGGCCCTCGAATTTGCCCCGGAAAGGACTACGCTCGTCTGCAAATTCTTAGCTTCATGCACCACCTTGTTATAAGATTCAAATGGGAACTTGTAAACCCTAACTGCAAGATCACAGGTGGTATGAATCCCTTTCCAGTTGATGGGCTCAAGGTTCGCCTCCAAGCTCAACCCCTTCCAGCTTAA